In a genomic window of Chryseobacterium sp. G0162:
- a CDS encoding aminopeptidase P family protein, which yields MTSKEKVAALREEMQKNNVDAFIVYSADPHMSEYLPEEWQERAWLSGFLGSAGFVVVTKDKAGLWTDGRYFTQAAIELDGSGIELFKDGIEGTPNYIDWIISEIPAGGKVAVNALAASNANWELLSQKFNSKNITLADIPLLKEVWKERGTPSANPIFVHPVERAGKSVTDKLSAIRQKMEEQEATVHIISSLDDVAWTSNLRGSDVQSNPVFLGYIVITKNDAVLFTGLEKLEVEARKQMDDSFVKMMPYEEFYNYLKAFKNEKVLVSPNSNQQIFETLKTDNQFIKAPVPGNLMKAQKNETELEGFRKVMVRDGVAMVKFLYWLTHNAGKEEMNEYSIGEKLRGFRAAGENFVGESFGSIVGYKDNGAIMHYSAKKEGSKEVTNEDTILVDSGGQYLEGTTDITRTFALGTPSEEFKRNSTLVLQGLIRLSMVKFPKGTKGVHLDAIARLPLWMEGKDFNHGTGHGVGSFMNVHEGPQNIRKDLNPQDLLPGMVCSNEPGYYLEGHYGIRHENLIAVKEAEKTIHGTFYEFETLTFCPFFKDTVVKEILSESEIAWLNAYHKTCEEKLAPHLEGEVKEWFLQLVSPL from the coding sequence ATGACTTCAAAGGAAAAAGTTGCTGCGCTTCGCGAAGAAATGCAGAAAAATAATGTTGATGCATTTATAGTATATTCTGCAGATCCGCACATGAGTGAGTACCTTCCTGAAGAATGGCAGGAAAGAGCTTGGCTGTCAGGATTCTTAGGTTCTGCCGGTTTTGTGGTTGTGACTAAGGACAAAGCAGGGCTTTGGACAGACGGAAGATACTTTACACAAGCTGCTATTGAACTGGACGGTTCAGGAATCGAACTTTTCAAAGACGGAATAGAAGGAACTCCTAATTATATAGATTGGATTATTTCTGAAATTCCAGCAGGAGGTAAAGTGGCTGTCAATGCTTTAGCTGCTTCCAATGCCAACTGGGAACTACTTTCTCAAAAATTTAATTCAAAAAATATTACCCTCGCCGATATTCCTCTTTTAAAGGAGGTTTGGAAAGAAAGAGGAACTCCATCTGCTAACCCAATCTTCGTACATCCTGTAGAAAGAGCTGGGAAATCTGTAACAGATAAATTGTCTGCCATCCGTCAGAAAATGGAAGAACAGGAAGCAACCGTTCATATTATTTCAAGTCTTGATGATGTGGCATGGACATCCAACCTGAGAGGAAGTGATGTGCAGAGCAATCCTGTATTTTTAGGATATATTGTTATCACGAAAAATGATGCAGTGCTATTTACTGGTTTGGAAAAACTTGAAGTAGAAGCCAGAAAACAAATGGATGATTCTTTCGTAAAAATGATGCCTTACGAAGAGTTTTACAACTATCTGAAAGCATTCAAAAATGAAAAAGTACTGGTTTCTCCAAACAGCAACCAGCAGATTTTTGAAACATTAAAGACAGACAATCAATTTATCAAAGCTCCGGTACCAGGAAACCTGATGAAAGCTCAGAAAAACGAAACTGAGTTGGAAGGTTTCAGAAAAGTAATGGTAAGAGACGGAGTAGCAATGGTAAAATTCCTTTATTGGTTAACTCACAATGCAGGAAAAGAAGAGATGAACGAATATTCTATCGGTGAAAAACTGAGAGGATTCCGTGCAGCTGGTGAAAACTTTGTGGGAGAAAGCTTCGGTTCTATTGTTGGATACAAAGATAATGGAGCGATCATGCACTATTCTGCTAAGAAAGAAGGAAGTAAAGAAGTCACCAATGAAGATACAATCCTTGTAGATTCAGGAGGTCAGTATCTTGAAGGAACTACAGATATTACCAGAACTTTTGCGTTAGGAACACCTTCCGAAGAGTTCAAAAGAAATTCTACATTGGTTTTACAGGGCCTGATCCGTTTATCTATGGTGAAATTCCCTAAAGGAACAAAAGGAGTACATCTTGACGCCATTGCAAGACTTCCGTTATGGATGGAAGGTAAAGACTTTAACCACGGAACAGGGCATGGGGTAGGAAGCTTTATGAACGTTCACGAAGGGCCACAAAACATCAGAAAAGATTTAAACCCTCAGGATCTTCTTCCGGGAATGGTTTGTTCCAACGAACCTGGATATTATCTTGAAGGACACTACGGAATCCGTCATGAGAATCTTATTGCAGTGAAAGAAGCAGAGAAAACAATTCACGGAACATTTTATGAATTTGAAACATTAACGTTCTGCCCGTTCTTTAAAGATACAGTGGTAAAAGAAATTCTTTCAGAAAGTGAAATTGCATGGCTGAATGCTTATCATAAAACATGTGAAGAAAAGCTTGCTCCTCATTTGGAGGGAGAAGTGAAAGAATGGTTCTTACAGCTGGTAAGCCCGTTGTAA
- a CDS encoding DNA topoisomerase IB: protein MEKNTDLEIISHLKPSKIVKIMKDPEASAKAVHLIYTTDAETDGISRKKTGKKYSYYKDGEKIRDGEEITRINKLVIPPAWENVWICALENGHLQATGFDVKKRKQYRYHPLWSALRNHTKFYRMLQFGYALPGIRLHIEQDLALRNFEKRKILALIVSLMQKTNIRIGNTIYEKLYGSFGLTTLKGKHVEIKGQKITFSFKGKKGIMHNVDLRSKKLAKLVQKCKDIPGRELFQYLDDEGNRHSIDSGMVNEYIKEISGDDFTAKDFRTWSGTVNALIAFKEIGYAENDTQYKKNVKEALDIVAEHLGNTNTVCRKYYVHPLVINLYENNTIKKYLDELEVIEENDGKADLTKEEKLVIKMLENEKL from the coding sequence ATGGAGAAGAATACAGATTTAGAGATCATTTCTCACCTTAAGCCATCAAAGATTGTTAAAATCATGAAGGATCCGGAAGCTTCTGCAAAGGCGGTACATCTCATTTATACCACCGATGCAGAAACTGACGGAATCAGTCGTAAAAAAACAGGAAAGAAGTACTCTTATTATAAGGATGGAGAAAAAATCCGTGATGGGGAAGAAATAACAAGAATCAATAAACTTGTTATCCCTCCGGCATGGGAGAATGTATGGATTTGTGCTTTGGAAAATGGCCATCTTCAGGCAACAGGCTTTGATGTTAAAAAAAGAAAACAGTACCGGTATCATCCTTTATGGAGTGCTTTAAGAAATCATACAAAATTTTACAGAATGCTTCAGTTCGGGTATGCATTACCGGGCATCAGACTTCATATTGAGCAGGATCTGGCGTTAAGAAATTTTGAAAAACGAAAAATACTTGCCCTGATTGTCAGTCTTATGCAGAAAACGAATATCCGAATCGGCAATACTATTTATGAAAAGTTGTATGGGTCGTTTGGACTCACCACTTTGAAGGGTAAGCATGTTGAAATCAAAGGACAAAAAATAACTTTTTCATTCAAAGGGAAGAAAGGCATTATGCACAATGTTGATCTCAGAAGTAAAAAATTGGCAAAACTTGTGCAAAAATGCAAGGATATTCCCGGCAGGGAGCTTTTTCAGTATCTGGATGATGAAGGAAACAGGCATTCTATTGATTCCGGAATGGTGAATGAATATATTAAGGAAATAAGCGGCGATGATTTTACAGCCAAGGATTTCAGAACATGGTCCGGAACGGTGAATGCTTTGATTGCTTTCAAAGAAATCGGATATGCTGAAAATGATACTCAGTATAAAAAAAATGTAAAGGAAGCCCTGGATATTGTTGCTGAGCATCTCGGAAATACCAATACCGTCTGCAGAAAATATTATGTTCATCCTCTAGTAATCAATCTTTACGAAAACAATACGATCAAAAAATATCTTGACGAACTGGAAGTTATTGAAGAAAATGACGGAAAAGCCGATCTGACGAAGGAAGAGAAGCTGGTGATTAAGATGTTGGAGAATGAAAAACTGTAA
- a CDS encoding phosphatidate cytidylyltransferase, with amino-acid sequence MKKWSFYSITILSLLTLTSCEAVGTIFKAGMWWGIFLVCIIVVILLLIFSKGKNS; translated from the coding sequence ATGAAAAAGTGGAGCTTTTACAGTATTACGATATTAAGTTTGTTAACACTAACAAGTTGTGAAGCAGTAGGAACAATTTTTAAGGCCGGAATGTGGTGGGGAATTTTCTTAGTCTGTATAATAGTAGTGATTCTTTTACTGATTTTTTCAAAGGGTAAAAACTCTTAA
- a CDS encoding DUF6526 family protein has protein sequence MKQQNYNNHRKFYPPHHFIYLPLLIILEILGIYKIWDDPSNKLVWILFSIVIFLLFYLAFMTRQHYALGLQNRMVILEFRQRYFEIFSKRSDETVEKLKFDQIAALRFTYDDEFKELLYRALHENISGDEIKRSIKNWKADRLRI, from the coding sequence ATGAAACAGCAAAACTACAATAACCACAGAAAATTTTATCCACCTCATCATTTTATTTATCTCCCTTTATTAATTATCCTGGAGATCTTAGGAATCTATAAAATCTGGGACGATCCCAGTAATAAACTGGTCTGGATCTTATTTTCAATTGTCATTTTTCTGCTTTTTTATCTGGCTTTTATGACCAGACAGCATTATGCCTTAGGACTTCAGAACCGTATGGTGATTCTTGAATTTAGACAGCGATATTTTGAGATTTTTAGTAAAAGGTCTGATGAAACAGTTGAAAAATTAAAATTTGACCAGATTGCAGCCCTGAGATTTACGTATGATGATGAATTTAAAGAGCTTTTGTATAGAGCTCTGCATGAAAATATTTCCGGAGATGAGATCAAAAGATCGATCAAAAACTGGAAAGCGGATAGACTCAGAATTTAA
- a CDS encoding TonB-dependent receptor, giving the protein MKITKIAAAFLVMVFSGKMMAQEAEKQLSIKDADDKFPIADALVKYDHGNSHTHTGTDGTFTVPVKSLPDTLIISRQGYDEVKWVVANDDDKNKVIFLQHKPFQISEVAINHSSFLSAITKVDLNKFPVNSAQDLLRKVPGLFIAQHAGGGKAEQLFLRGFDADHGTDVSVNVDGMPVNIVSHAHGQGYSDLHFVIPETVNNIDFGKGAYYMDRGDFNTAGYVDFQTYNGLKNSMIKLEGGSFNSKRVLGMFNILHDDLGRKNAYIAAEYNYTDGPFDVKQNFNRVNIFGKYNQWLTDNDYFNIQFSTFNSSWNASGQIPERAVDEGIIGRWGSIDPTEGGKTSRTNLQMNFKHIISPSEQIDAMAFYSKYNFNLYSDFTFFLKDKDHGDEIQQTDGRNIYGAEVKYTKSFSLANSSLNWTSGIGLRNDDINTLQLNHVYHRDMLLDRLSDVNGTETNLHAYSGLVWKTGKWTINPAVRVDHFIFNMHNLLDLEQLPSGQSKEATRVSPKLNFSYAQNDNVMWFLKTGMGFHSNDMRVVVTNKNENTLPYSIGADFGVRLHPFKSLIITPAVWYMDLQQEFVYVGDDAVVEPSGKSRRFGADLGIRFQPLENFYLNADINYSHARFIEEEKGQDYIPLAPVVTSTGSVNWDFLNGFSLGLQYRYLGERPAVEDNSIKTKAYFVNDLMLSYNRQKWGANIQVNNLFNVKWNEAQFATETQLKGEAEPITDLTYTPGSPFGVRVGVYYKF; this is encoded by the coding sequence ATGAAAATAACTAAAATAGCAGCCGCTTTTCTTGTCATGGTATTCAGTGGAAAAATGATGGCACAGGAAGCAGAAAAGCAGTTGTCAATTAAGGATGCAGATGACAAATTTCCTATTGCAGATGCATTGGTAAAATATGATCACGGAAACAGCCATACCCATACAGGAACAGACGGTACTTTTACGGTTCCTGTCAAATCACTTCCTGATACTTTAATCATCAGCCGTCAGGGATATGATGAGGTAAAATGGGTGGTTGCCAATGATGATGATAAAAACAAAGTTATCTTTTTACAGCATAAACCATTTCAGATCTCTGAAGTTGCTATTAATCATAGTTCTTTTTTATCTGCAATTACGAAGGTCGATTTGAATAAATTTCCTGTTAATTCAGCACAGGATTTATTAAGAAAAGTACCAGGATTGTTTATTGCACAACATGCTGGAGGAGGAAAGGCTGAGCAGCTTTTTTTAAGAGGATTTGATGCCGATCATGGAACCGATGTAAGCGTGAATGTAGACGGAATGCCTGTGAATATTGTCTCTCATGCTCATGGACAAGGATATTCCGACCTACACTTTGTAATTCCTGAAACGGTAAATAATATTGATTTTGGAAAAGGAGCTTATTATATGGACCGGGGAGATTTCAATACGGCTGGGTATGTAGATTTTCAAACGTATAATGGCTTAAAAAATAGTATGATTAAGCTTGAAGGTGGTTCATTCAATTCAAAAAGAGTTTTGGGTATGTTCAATATTCTGCATGATGATCTGGGAAGAAAGAATGCTTATATCGCAGCAGAATATAATTATACAGACGGACCTTTCGATGTAAAACAAAATTTCAACAGGGTTAATATTTTCGGGAAGTATAACCAATGGCTTACCGATAACGATTACTTCAATATTCAGTTTTCAACATTCAATTCCTCATGGAATGCTTCCGGGCAGATTCCGGAACGTGCAGTGGATGAAGGGATCATTGGAAGATGGGGAAGTATTGATCCTACTGAAGGCGGGAAAACTTCCAGAACAAACCTTCAGATGAACTTTAAACATATCATTTCTCCGTCTGAACAGATTGATGCTATGGCTTTTTATTCAAAATATAATTTCAATCTGTATTCCGATTTTACATTTTTCTTAAAAGATAAAGATCACGGAGATGAAATCCAGCAGACTGACGGAAGAAACATCTATGGAGCAGAAGTAAAATATACTAAAAGCTTTTCTCTTGCTAATAGTTCATTAAACTGGACTTCAGGAATTGGCTTAAGAAATGATGATATCAATACCTTACAGCTCAATCACGTTTATCACAGAGATATGCTGCTTGACAGACTTTCTGATGTAAACGGAACAGAAACGAATCTTCATGCCTATTCAGGGTTGGTTTGGAAAACAGGAAAATGGACGATTAATCCGGCGGTAAGGGTAGATCATTTTATCTTCAATATGCATAATCTGCTGGATCTTGAACAACTGCCTTCAGGACAGTCAAAAGAAGCAACCAGAGTAAGTCCTAAGCTTAACTTTTCGTATGCCCAGAATGATAACGTCATGTGGTTCCTGAAGACTGGGATGGGATTCCATTCTAATGATATGAGAGTGGTAGTAACCAATAAAAATGAGAACACTCTTCCTTATTCTATTGGAGCTGATTTCGGAGTAAGATTACACCCGTTCAAATCATTGATTATTACTCCTGCCGTGTGGTATATGGATCTGCAGCAGGAATTTGTATATGTTGGAGATGATGCCGTAGTAGAGCCATCCGGAAAGTCGAGACGTTTCGGAGCTGATCTGGGAATCCGTTTTCAGCCGTTGGAAAACTTTTATCTGAATGCAGACATCAATTATTCTCATGCAAGGTTTATTGAAGAAGAAAAAGGACAGGATTATATTCCATTGGCACCCGTAGTGACCAGTACAGGATCTGTAAACTGGGATTTCCTGAATGGATTTTCTTTAGGTCTTCAATACCGTTATCTTGGAGAAAGACCGGCAGTAGAAGACAATAGCATTAAAACAAAAGCTTATTTCGTTAATGATCTGATGCTGTCTTACAACCGTCAGAAGTGGGGAGCAAACATTCAGGTTAACAACCTGTTTAATGTAAAATGGAATGAAGCCCAGTTTGCTACAGAAACCCAATTGAAAGGTGAGGCTGAACCTATCACAGACCTTACCTATACACCGGGAAGTCCGTTTGGGGTTAGAGTGGGGGTGTATTACAAGTTCTAG
- a CDS encoding helix-turn-helix domain-containing protein, giving the protein MEVLSNFQYKKLFLPNITEKILANNADIQLYRIENYLKGILMPVIPYRTTFNFIIFVTNGHIKQYLENKEYHAEKGGVIFIKQGTITATVELSDDIEGFFLAYENNILSEQELPKHKSSIFFMTPFLNLDSLTYGTITQLLPIMEQELWLNNLNINDVVVTMLHLILIKMLSTDSDTHHKSATRPMELSLQFRDLLFKYHVGEKRVAFYAYKLSVTESYLNKCVKSVTQKSPKQWINEIDINYSKALLHSSKDIAEIAYELNFHTASHFTQLFKKIAGITPKEYRTQFLSNRVSG; this is encoded by the coding sequence ATGGAAGTATTATCCAATTTTCAGTATAAAAAACTTTTTCTGCCTAATATCACGGAGAAAATACTAGCTAATAATGCAGATATACAGCTTTACCGGATAGAAAATTATCTTAAAGGAATTTTGATGCCGGTGATCCCATACCGCACTACATTTAACTTTATTATTTTCGTGACCAACGGACATATCAAGCAATATCTTGAAAATAAAGAATATCATGCTGAAAAAGGCGGCGTAATCTTTATTAAGCAAGGAACGATTACTGCTACGGTAGAACTTTCCGATGATATTGAAGGATTCTTTCTTGCCTACGAAAATAATATCCTCTCTGAGCAGGAATTACCCAAACATAAGAGCAGTATTTTCTTTATGACCCCTTTCCTGAATCTGGATAGTCTGACCTACGGAACGATTACACAACTTCTTCCTATCATGGAACAAGAGTTATGGCTGAATAATCTGAACATTAATGATGTTGTAGTCACGATGCTTCATCTTATTCTGATCAAAATGCTGAGCACAGATTCAGATACGCATCATAAATCTGCTACACGTCCGATGGAGCTGTCTCTTCAGTTTCGGGATCTTTTATTCAAATATCATGTGGGAGAAAAGCGCGTGGCCTTCTATGCATACAAATTATCCGTAACAGAAAGTTACCTGAATAAATGTGTGAAAAGCGTGACCCAAAAATCGCCTAAACAGTGGATCAACGAGATTGATATCAATTACAGTAAGGCACTCCTGCATTCCAGTAAAGACATTGCGGAAATTGCCTACGAACTGAATTTTCATACAGCTTCCCACTTTACCCAGCTTTTCAAAAAAATTGCAGGAATTACACCGAAGGAATACAGAACTCAGTTTTTGAGCAATAGAGTTTCAGGATAG